The sequence TagaaagtgaaaccaaaacatcttcatcgccccctggtggctggctgtagtaaaGGTCATGAACTCCGCCccttccatgttagcagatgggaaatGTTCTTCCAAAaggtggtttctgtcattttgtggTTGTAATTATCAAACTGTATCTTCAATGGTTTATTTCTCTCAATAGTTTAGTTCCAATGACTTAACTGATGCTATAAAGAAAGAGGTGaaatgtcggggggggggggtaatcacCAGGACCTTGATATCGCAGCTTCATTCCACGATCACTGCAGCTCAAACTCCAGATGACATCACCAGCACATGATGGCTGCAGTTGTATACAAAAATATTTGGGCTTCAATCTATAACCTAACTTGCTAAATGCTTCTAAAGTCTACACTCTGTTCCTTTAAAGCCTAGAAAGCATCCCCAGCTCTTTGTGTGGAGCAGCTTCACAGAGCATTATGTGCAGTGAAGGGAAACATTCAATTATGACTCTGAATTtaaaactgttgtgtttttttgttgcagtGGTCCGATGCGCGCGTACATTCTAGCCAGAGAGGACGGAATACGCCACTGGAGAGAACTGATGGGACCCACCAAAGTGTTCCGAGCCAGATACACCTCCCCCGCCACCATCAGGGCCCAGTTTGGACTCACAGACACACGGAACACGGCCCACGGCTCAGGTAGGAAACAGCTCGTGGATTTAAAGGGATCAGTCCTTAGTGCTTCACTTGATGCTAAAAACAGTAGGTCTACAGCCCCTGCGATATCTCATGGTATATCACTTCACACAGTGGAGCTTCATCAGGTTGAACATTAGTGGAACAGATTAGTTTAacagtgtaattaaacactcacaacacaaacagtggtAGCTTTAAAATCATCTTTCAACAAGTTGCATTATGAAATGTAGCGAATTATGAATTGTTTCTACAGTAGTGCATCATACAATTTGTTATCATAAAAGTTAATAAATTATCTTCTCAATTATTCATGTCACATTTTATTCAGTAGCAAGTTCTCGATGGTCTGATTATTCAACAATACACCCAGTTTGGCTTCTTAAAGCCAATtttcaactttttctttttactggaCTGAAAGTTTCAAAATCctgattgtttttgttatgaTCGTTTCTCCAGATTCTGTTGAATCAGCACGAAGAGAAATCAGCTTCTTCTTCCCGGACTTCTGTGTGGACGagtggatggagagagaggagccgtCGTTCAGATCTGGACAGTTACACTTCGATCATCAAAAACAGATCCACACAATTTCAGCACAAAGCTGACCCCAGATCTGCTGGTCATCAACACACCGGTCAAAGGACTCAAAGATAACGACCAGCTACTGGTCCACCTGATGCCACATACTCTGTGTAACACTGTGAGAAAGCTTGTTTATTGTTTACGTCACTTCCTCCGAGTGCCATTATGTTCCCTGCATGAGTAATTAAAAACTGATTTTCTTTCCACGCCGTGTGTagtaatttaaaataaagtctGTCAATGTTTTATTAGACTGATTGTCATTAGAAAACACAATCGACTCTATTGTACAAGTCAACACAATGTAGTGAGTCACTTTTTACATCATCATAGTCACAACCTCCTGTTCAAGCTTCACTGTAAACATTGCAGTCGTCAAAAGTTCCGTTACCTGAGCCGCACAGACTGTAGCACAGCAGCTACATTTCAGTGTCAAGTAACGGAAACTATAAAGTATTTATGCCATGTGGAGATTCAGTTACTTAAAATAACACTGCAAGGATATATTTACACATGTATCTATTCTTAAAAGCATCTTAAATTTTAAAATTCTAGGTGGCTTGTGAAATTTGAATTTTCCAAATGATTTTCAAAACGGGTCTTCTGCTGTGATATAATGTGAGTTCTTCATTTACTTTTGGTCTGATGTCACATGTCCTGcaaacttttcattttcttataaCAAACTACAGATTTGTATGTTTCACATGTGTTCAAAGTGTCAAAATACAGCGAAACATTTTGGCAACAGGCTCCATAGAAATACATTTCATGATATTATCTACAAAAAGGGCCCAAGCTATTtaagaaaatgagaaaaatattcCGTTATCCCGAGTCTCACACGGCCCTCTTGTGCTTCATCAGCCATCACACTCTTTCAGTTTGTTCATTTCACAGTCGTCACTTTGTCTTTGGCTTCATCCTCTCAAGTGTTTTGTGTGGCCACCTGTTTCAGGCTCTCCACAGGTTTCATCACCTCGTAAGTGGTGAGCGACTTCTTCACCTTCCCGTTCTTGTCCACCTGATGGATGCTCTGCGTCACCGTGATGGTCACCTGCTTTGTGGACATCCGGTTGTCCTGCCATTTGGTCTGTGGATGGTGGCGAATGGAAGACAGGacaatggtaaatggtaatACACTAAAACGtgttcagggttagggttagccagCATTTGTCAAGACAAAGTGGGAATTTGAGCTATGTATTGTTTTCTTGTTCATATAATTGTCgtaaaatgaaaattaaatttccccacaggtcacagtgactttaagatgtcttgttttgtctggCCAAGAATCCATTTAATATCATAATGACCCCAAAAATTCTAATTTCGAACATCTGAGACGCTGGATAAGAAAATGTTTGCTACTTACGCTTAAAGTACAAACAACACAGATATCAAATTGTGCAAATAGTTACATCTCATCATCTGTTAATAATCTAATCTGTCATTTGATAAATATTTTCTGTTCTAAATGTGACATGAGcatgatattaaaaaacaaagttaTGGTTTTACACCTTTTATCCACAAGTGGGACTCCCCCAGCTCATTATGTTTAATAATTGAATGACTATAAAAGATAAATACAAGCCGGAAACTAATAAGCGACATTTACAAACATCCAGCGAGAGACTCACAATTTCCTCAGTGTGCAGAACGCTCCGCCGCTGCACCGTGGTGCCAGACGAAGGCAGCACCTCCTCTTTGGGCAGCGATGGCAGGATGGCAGGAGGGCTGCTGGGTTTCACATCGTTCAGACTGACCTCCGACTCGGCGGAGCAGACCTTCAGGTACgcctgagcaggaggagggaggccgTCGTCAAATAAATCTGGAactgcagcaaaacaaaaacttAAGATCTGTTCCCTGGAACAACCAGAACCACAGGACTCCTGTTGATACCGACTAATACGCTTCAACTTGTAGACCAAACATGTAGTTTCAGTCCCAATACACACACCTGCTGTCTTTGCGTACCTGGTTTCTGATTACTGCCAAAAGTGGAGCACATGTTAAGATTCAAACTGTGAAGTGGATTTTCAAATAACACATGGGTTCGAGGCTTATCGGTGTGATAGTTCAGATGCTTTAAAATAAGAAGAATTTAAATCAAAAGTAGATGCAAACAAATCAGTGATATCCAGACAGCATCCTAATCAACCACAGTCGGATTTCAATGAAGCTAAATCGGGTTTTGAGCAAAACaaacatgcaggaggcagaagAACAACAAAGGATTATCTAGGAATAATGGTATAATACACAAGTTATTAAAGTAGAGGTGGATTAAACAATCAGAGAGTAGAGAAGAGGAGGCTGCTtactataaaaacaaaaatgatatagacagaagaaaagagaacaaCTCCAGAGGTTATTTGTATGGTGCAATCTGAAACGTGGAGTGAGTCCTTTGGGTGTTGAAACCCTGTTTGTGGACAAAaagttaataataaaactggatTGCGTTTTTTTCCGGGATCTACAGAGTGAAGAAATCAGGGGAACAAACAAATAGTTTTTCTTACGACCTCTGGAACAGTAAACAGAACTAGAGCTTTGATTCATTACTGCATTCTCCTTTAAAAAGAATAGGAAAAAAAAGGTGCATTCCAATCCTGGCAATATAACAATTATCACAACTTTTGAGTGATAAGATGCAGAATTGTTAGTGTTAGTCAGCATACACACAGCTTATAGGGGTAGACTGCTGTCACTGAACAAATTTGAATACAGTGTGATTAATTCAtcaatccattatctataccgttTTTTCTTTAAGGGATCTTGGGGGGACTATTCACACTCccattcacacctatggtcgTTTTAGAGTCTCCAGTCAACATGACaccaatctgcatgtgtttggacgaAGGGAGAACGTGCAAACCCCGGCTAAACTGTGATACTTGAGTTCTAACCGCTGTACCACTGTGCCAACACGGGCAATTatggaaaacacaacaacaacaacatccctCTGAAGTGTATTTGATGTGCACACAGCTGTGGCGTATTGGATGTTGGCATTCCTCACACTGTCATCACGAAACACCAACAGAGCAAAGACTGCATCGCTGCGTAGCCGCTTCTGTGCCACATCTAACAGATGCTCGTGTCAGGCACCATATTGCGGCGCCACTCTTTGATGCAGTCCTGGCGGTTACAAGGTGCCGATTAATCTGGCCAATTCCGGATCTGTTTTATCCCCTCGGAGCGACGCTGTGCTTTATTTGTCCTCACAATCACATCAAGGCTCCCCTGCCTGGATTCAATCACAGCTCTGTCGGTTGCCAAGAGAGCCAAGGCCTGTTTGAGCACACTGGCTTCTGATGTTACCCATTATTCCTCCATTTACCGTCTCATCTGCCCCTGGCTTCAAAGACGAGTGCAGACGCAGCTAAGGGAAGACAAATTAAAGGAAATTAAAGGCACAAAGGAAAACGACAGACAGATCCCCGTTTGTCTGAGGAGGTAAAAATCTGTCCTGGGAAGATGTTTTACACATCGTCATGTCATATTTAATCCTCAGCTAGAGAACGACGGTCAACAAGaaccttctttcttctttcattttctcttttgcatAATGGTTTCCTTTTGTCATGCATAACCTATCACATGCTGTCATTGCTAATCCAATAGGATCCACTCAAAGCCTGAACTCTCCGAGATACATCCAAACAGTCCCACTGATGAAAAACCTCATTATGGAGCAATTAAAAATGACGAACGTGCATTTGGTGCAAAGACGTATAAATACACACAGCCAAGCACACAACTGAAGAACACTAGCATGCTTATGACATAGAATATAGAATGAAATATGAATTGCAAATACACTGTAATCTGCTGTGGGAATCTAATGAAGTCATAATTTATACAACCATGAGTGTTTTGTTAATCAGTTCAGCAGCTAGATTCCTGCCTGTGCCTGTTAGGAGATCACtgttcattcatccatccactcAGCTCCTAATTCGTTCTTCTCACCCGGGCTGATTGTTTTCTCAGAAGCAAAGCCGGCCTCGGAGTTCTCGGAGGGGATGCTCTGGATGGACGACAGGGGGATGTCGGTGTCGGTGCTGGTCAGCCACGTGGACTCCGTCTCTTTGGTCCAGCTCTCCAGGTAGCGAGGCTCCAGAGCGTCCGTCCTGCTGCCCCCGCAGCCCATCGCTCTCCCGCAGCGCTCCGTCACTTCACGCCTGGACTTCTCTTCagagcagaagagagagaacgagatTTACACTGGATTTCACTTCAAACAGAGAAAGACCGAAGCAGTTTCTTTCCTCTTGGGAAAAAAAGGAATAGTTCTACTCGTATGTAGTGTGCAGAGATAAGTCCTTTTAATCAAAATCAACTGATATAGGCTACATCGTTAACAATAATAAACGATAAATGGCAACTTTTGTGAGTGATGAGATAGCTGCATGAGCAGACTCTACCCTTTATTTTCAGATCCACCACTTTCCCAAAAGTTCCAGGCGAGAGAATTGAGAAAAATCTCAGTTGTAACAGGAAGAAACCTCGAGCAGTATTGGGCTTGAGAGGTGGAGCAACATGCAGGTTTATAgggctaataataataatgaatatgcATTAAATGACAGATAATACTAGGGCAAGTAAGGGAAAGAAATGTCATAGTACATACATTTGACATTCAATCTTCTAAGCAATTAGGCAATTGTTCATTGGATGAAGCTAATTCCAGACTCTCTGGTGTGAAGATTTactgcttttcttatgtgtcttatgtgataataactgttggttgtaaaaaaaaaggaatctgTGATTAACGCCTTCTAATCCaacaaatcaagaaaataatcaatAGATTTATTTACAGAAAGTATTGATTATTAgcagttttacagtgaattgtATATATCGTTTTAATTTGGACTTTTGATCAGACATCATCTCTCAGGACATCAACATGAACCATACTCACAGCACAGCACACAGCTGTGGGACCCCGTGCCCTCATGTGATGCAGGATTATCGTCTCCAAGTTGAGTTTGTTCTTCCAGGAGTTGGGCTGAGTGGTCCCCTAACTCACATTTACATGTCAACTTCTGAAGGCAGCTTCCTGTGAGTGTCAGTCGGGCCTAGGAATCCATATAACACAGGAGGTTGCTGCAGATCATGATCACATAGAGTCACCTGTtagaaaagaagagagggagacagagagagagagagagagagagagagagagagagagagagagagagagagaggaggtgaagaaaataCAACTTTTTTGTGGCTTTATCGACATTTTGCCATATCATTTCCTGTCAGATTCCAACATAAAATATTGAAAGTCTTGTTCAGGCTTGCTCTACAAATACATGATGCCATCTTATCACTGTGGATACTGAAACAGCTGACAGGTTGTTATTCATTGTATGCACAGTATGATCAGATTTCTAAATGCAATAATGCATATTCAATGATGAATAACATATATCTAtactatctatctatatgtatgtgtgtatatatgtgtgtatacccACACTGTATATACATATGCATCTAAGTATAGAGACGGATATACGTACATACAGGATATatgtatccatccatccctgtatgtatgtatgtgtgtacatgcaaCTACTGTATGATACATATATATGCGcgtatttttaaatgtatagatatatacacatacatatatgttatatatgttATCTGTCTGAAACCTACTACAATTGGACAGCAGAGAAAATCAACACACCTCGTAAAACCACTATAATACATGGATCTGATAATACACAAATTAAAGAAAGtaataatgaagaaaaaaatgatctatctatctatctatctatctatctatctatctatctccatAATAAGTGCTATTATAATTGGATAGCAGAGGACATCAGAACACCTTGGATCTGATAATAAAGCTGAAAGAAATTAatgaatgtggaaataaatgatgTTTCGATCTATGAACATGAGACCTATAATTGGACAGCAGAGGAAATCAATGCACCCTCGTAGAATCACTTGACTCGGACCTATAACCACTGCTCTCTGTGGATGATTGGGTCTTTGTTAAACCAGCTTTAGTTGCTGATGAGGTCTGAATTCCACCGACGAGCCTCCTATCGATCACTGCACCGGATTGAATTGTCTC comes from Pleuronectes platessa chromosome 17, fPlePla1.1, whole genome shotgun sequence and encodes:
- the nme6 gene encoding nucleoside diphosphate kinase 6: MRLTAARLSKVLQLTLAVIKPDAVAQPLVSQALHQRILDNNFVIVRHKDLVWRTQDSERFYAEHSGRFFYQRLVEFMASGPMRAYILAREDGIRHWRELMGPTKVFRARYTSPATIRAQFGLTDTRNTAHGSDSVESARREISFFFPDFCVDEWMEREEPSFRSGQLHFDHQKQIHTISAQS
- the baalcb gene encoding brain and acute leukemia cytoplasmic protein; translated protein: MGCGGSRTDALEPRYLESWTKETESTWLTSTDTDIPLSSIQSIPSENSEAGFASEKTISPVPDLFDDGLPPPAQAYLKVCSAESEVSLNDVKPSSPPAILPSLPKEEVLPSSGTTVQRRSVLHTEEITKWQDNRMSTKQVTITVTQSIHQVDKNGKVKKSLTTYEVMKPVESLKQVATQNT